In Vespa velutina chromosome 1, iVesVel2.1, whole genome shotgun sequence, the following proteins share a genomic window:
- the LOC124956574 gene encoding uncharacterized protein LOC124956574: protein MWMFKEEYNETKENLNISKMRPDSRSVSFTFHREVLSVRNSPELIRTSKNLRQRLQDRFDKEKSNESSKQKATKEKDITERGWNNLSLGNVSADSRRALRNGAEKLSKTISTVRTTFGTISQKFRSSTRRRQRLEEQQSPGSNNKIQTPQSRSRQLLGRTPTKLYSPFGIESPKRGWNKENDVTTVQESPENHSRQIQCRPFSFVRAKGFSVLR from the exons ATGTGGATGTTCAAA GAGGAATataacgaaacaaaagaaaatttaaatatctctAAGATGCGTCCTGATTCGCGTAGCGTCTCGTTCACGTTCCATCGTGAAGTTTTAAGTGTCAGAAATTCACCGGAATTGATACGTACTTCCAAAAATTTAAGACAACGTCTTCAAGATCGTTTcgacaaagaaaaatctaatgaGTCTTCCAAACAGAAAGCtactaaagagaaagatatcacGGAACGTGGTTGGAACAATTTGAGTCTTGGAAATGTATCTGCTGATTCTAGACGTGCTCTACGAAATGGAGCAGAAAAATTATCCAAAACCATATCAACAGTAAGAACAACGTTTGGTACAATTTCACAG aaatttagaAGCTCAACACGAAGACGTCAGAGATTGGAAGAACAACAGTCTCCTGGcagcaataataaaatacaaactcCTCAATCACGCTCACGTCAATTATTAGGACGTACACCAACTAAATTATACAGTCCTTTTGGTATTGAATCTCCTAAGCGTGGTTGGAATAAAGAGAATGATGTTACGACGGTACAAGAGTCACCAGAAAATCATTCACGTCAAATACAATGCAGGCCCTTCAGCTTTGTAAGAGCCAAAGGATTCTCTGTGCTAAGATAA
- the LOC124956522 gene encoding histone deacetylase 3: MSYNKKVSYFYNPDVGNFHYGPGHPMKPHRLSVIHSLVLNYGLHKKMQIYRPYRASTHDMCRFHSDEYVEFLQRVTPQNLQGYTKYLSHFNVGDDCPVFEGLFDFCSMYTGASLEGATKLNNNCCDIAINWSGGLHHAKKFEASGFCYINDIVIAILELLKYHARVLYIDIDVHHGDGVQEAFYLTDRVMTVSFHKYGNYFFPGTGDMYEIGAESGRYYSVNVPLKEGIDDTSYVQVFKPVISHVMEFFQPTAIVLQCGADSLANDRLGCFSLSTKGHGECVKFVRDLHVPLLTVGGGGYTLRNVARCWTYETSLLVDEQISNELPYTEYLEYFAPDFTLHPEVVTRQDNANSKQYLEAITRHVYDNLKMIQHSPSVQMQDVPCDALPPEEERQPEPDPDSRQNVQDTDKIIEPANEYYSGDKDQDKMDVSET; this comes from the coding sequence ATGAGTTACAATAAGAaagtatcatatttttataatccgGATGTGGGAAACTTTCACTATGGTCCTGGACACCCAATGAAACCTCATAGATTGTCTGTAATTCATAGTTTAGTCCTTAATTATGGTTTACATAAAAAGATGCAAATTTATCGTCCTTATCGTGCGAGCACTCACGATATGTGCCGGTTTCATTCTGACGAATATGTGGAGTTTTTACAAAGAGTAACGCCACAAAATTTACAAGGATATACAAAATATCTTAGTCACTTTAACGTGGGAGATGACTGTCCTGTTTTTGAAGGACTATTTGATTTTTGTTCTATGTATACTGGGGCATCTTTAGAAGGagcaacaaaattaaataataattgctgTGACATTGCAATCAATTGGAGCGGAGGTTTACACCATGCTAAAAAATTTGAAGCTTCAGgcttttgttatataaatgatattgtaattgctattttagaattattaaaatatcatgctagagtattatatatagatattgacGTACATCATGGAGATGGTGTACAAGAAGCATTTTATCTTACTGACAGAGTTATGACAGTTTCTTTTCACAAGTATggcaattatttctttcctgGGACAGGAGATATGTATGAAATAGGAGCAGAGAGTGGTAGATATTATTCTGTAAATGTACCATTGAAAGAAGGTATAGATGATACATCGTATGTACAAGTATTCAAACCTGTTATTTCACATGTAATGGAGTTCTTCCAACCAACTGCAATTGTATTACAATGTGGAGCAGATTCATTAGCGAATGATAGGCTTGGATGTTTCAGTTTAAGTACAAAAGGTCATGGAGAATGCGTCAAATTTGTTAGAGACTTACATGTACCTTTACTTACCGTTGGTGGAGGTGGTTATACCCTTCGTAATGTGGCACGTTGTTGGACGTATGAAACATCATTACTTGTTGATGAACAAATCAGCAATGAATTACCTTATACTGAATACTTAGAATATTTTGCACCAGACTTTACATTGCATCCTGAAGTTGTCACTAGACAAGATAATGCAAATAGTAAACAGTATTTAGAGGCAATAACTAGACATgtttatgataatttaaaaatgatacaaCATTCGCCAAGTGTTCAAATGCAAGACGTTCCATGTGATGCATTACCGCCAGAAGAAGAGAGGCAACCAGAACCAGATCCTGATTCGAGACAAAATGTACAAGACACGGATAAAATTATTGAGCCAGctaatgaatattattcagGTGATAAAGATCAAGATAAAATGGATGTGAGCGAAACATGA